Sequence from the Paraburkholderia acidiphila genome:
GGGCTTCACTGCATGGATCGGGATAACGGATCGGGGAAACCGAGCCGCCTCGCGCGGGAGGCGGCTCGCGGGGTTCCTTGTTTGGGTCCTTAGGCTTGTTCGAGCACGACGTAGAACTTCTTCGCGTCCTCGATGGTTTCCCAGCGGCCTGCGAAGCCTGCGGGCAGCAGATAGCCCTCGCCTGCCGTGAATTCCTTGCGGGCGCCGTTCGCGTCGGTCAGGGCGATCTTGCCTTCCACGAGCCATACCGCTTCGTCGGCGGTCGTGGCCGGGAAGTCCACGGCGCCGACCTTGCCTTCCCACCAGCCGATCACGTAGTTATTGTTATTGCCGACGGTTGCGCGCCAGTCGCTTTCGTCCATGCCGTATTCCAGCTTCGTGAATTCGCCGATGCCAGCGCCCAGCGGCACGATGTCCTGAATCAGTTTGCTCATTTGCGTCACTTCCGGTTGTTTTGATTGAGTGACGCCAAAGTTACCGACTGGCGCGGCGGCGGTATGCCCCCCCTCAGGGGGGGCAAGCGGTGTTTTGCTGCCCGATTCGGGCATTTTTGGCGGCCTAACCCCTTCAGCTATAATGATTTAGCCATCACGAAGGGGCGCGCCATGCTGCTCAACGTACCCCCGCTCAACCGCGATCAACCGAACTTTCCGCTCTCGTTCAAGACCCTCGGCAATGTGATCGAGGCCGTCGGCACGCCCGATTTCGTGCCGCGCCTCACGCTGCTGGTGAACGAGGTCGTGCCCGTGAACGTCGTGCATATCGAGCGTTCGCGCGCGGACAGCACGATGCCAACGGGCTATCGCTGCGAATGGATCGGCAGTGGCGGGGTCGGAATGGATTCGGGCGCGATTTCGGACGTGATGACGCTCTATTACGACCGCTTCTACGAGAGCGATCCGCTTTTCGCCGGCATTCGCGGCAAGCTCGGCACGATGCTGGTCGTGCGCGACATCGGCGCGATCCCGCCGGGCGAATTCCGCCAGCGGCTCTTCGACGAAGCCCGCATTGCCCACGAATGCGTGCTCGCACGCGGCACGCGCCACGCGCAGGACTCCATCGCGCTCGAACGCGGGCTGCGCGAACCGCCGTTTACGCTCGTGGAAATGAACCGCTTTCGCAGCGTCAGCGAGTTTCTGTTTCCGCTGCTCGAACTGCACGCCTCCACGAGCGCCGCCCGGCTCATTGCCCACGCCGCGCCGTTCATGCATCCGCTCGCGCAATTCGACGCGCGCATTGCGGCAGACAATGTTCGCCTCTCCAAACGCGAAT
This genomic interval carries:
- a CDS encoding cupin domain-containing protein, with the protein product MSKLIQDIVPLGAGIGEFTKLEYGMDESDWRATVGNNNNYVIGWWEGKVGAVDFPATTADEAVWLVEGKIALTDANGARKEFTAGEGYLLPAGFAGRWETIEDAKKFYVVLEQA
- a CDS encoding helix-turn-helix transcriptional regulator; translated protein: MLLNVPPLNRDQPNFPLSFKTLGNVIEAVGTPDFVPRLTLLVNEVVPVNVVHIERSRADSTMPTGYRCEWIGSGGVGMDSGAISDVMTLYYDRFYESDPLFAGIRGKLGTMLVVRDIGAIPPGEFRQRLFDEARIAHECVLARGTRHAQDSIALERGLREPPFTLVEMNRFRSVSEFLFPLLELHASTSAARLIAHAAPFMHPLAQFDARIAADNVRLSKREYETCAHLITGKTVPEAAQILGVQVATAESYVKRAFAKLGVRTKRELIAWGHAGV